ATCCCGAAAGGTGAGCAACCTTACGAAAGAGTGGGATGAAAGCGTAGTTGGCGATGTCTTCTGGACTCAGGATTCAAAAACAATCTATTTTACGACAGCCTTCCGCGGGACAAAACAGCTGTTTTCTCTGAATCCCAAGAATGCTAAAATTCAGCAGGTAACGAAAGGTGATTTTGATGTGAATGAGATTTATGCTCAAAACAAAAACCAGCTTTTGGTTTCCAGAAACGACATCAATCATAATCCTGACTTGTTTTCAGTAGATTTAAAATCCGGGACAATGACTCAGGTAACAGAGGTTAATAAAGCGAATTATGCCAAATTAACGCCGGGAAAATCGGAACTGAAGATGGTAAAAACGACGGATGGTAAAGAAATGGGCGTTTGGATTCATTATCCACCCAACTTCGATCCTAATAAGAAATATCCAACCCTTCTTTATTGCCAGGGCGGTCCGCAGTCAGCATTAACTCAGTATTTCAGCACCCGCTGGAATTTCGCGCTGATGGCAGCCAACGGTTATATTGTAGTTGCGCCAAACCGCCGCGGAATGCCGGGCTGGGGAACACAATGGAACGAGCAGATTTCTAAAGACTGGGGCGGACAGGTAATGGATGATTATTTATCAGCAACAGATTACGCCAAAACTTTGCCATACGTTGATGCTGACCGAATGGGTGCTGTAGGAGCAAGTTACGGAGGATACAGCGTTTTTATGCTGGCCGGAATCCATGAAAACAGATTTAAAACTTTTATTGCTCACGACGGACTTTTCGATATGAAATCCTGGTATGGAACTACCGAAGAACTGTTTTTTGCCAACTGGGATCTAGGAAAACCTACAGATCAGCCTTTACCTAAAGCCTATAACGAATTTAATCCTTCAAATTTTGTGGATAAATGGAACAAACCAATCATGATCATTCAGGGTGGAATTGATTTCCGCGTTGGATATGAGCAGGGCCAGCAGGCATTTCAGGCAGCAAAACTTCACGGTTTGAAATCTAAATTTCTTTATTTTCCGAACGAAAATCACTGGGTGCTTAAGCCACAGAACGGCTTGGTAT
The window above is part of the Kaistella faecalis genome. Proteins encoded here:
- a CDS encoding S9 family peptidase: MKLKHTILAVAAPFLMNAQNVMTPEILWTLNKIGVSAVSPDQSSLIYTIGKTDLKTEKNNKKTYFLNIKNAEAANLDLGKKALIQWDKNGIYVQEGDKIYLSKDAGKTWAEFYTIGEVDNIVISPDGKKIAFSKQVLVEKVMGKDKYQDVPKSSAHIYTDLNHRHWDYFSEGKYNHVFVVNVADKVENAKDLLEGKMWDSPQRPFGGAEDFVWSPDSAQLLYVTKPLSGAEYAQSTNTDIFAYDLAAGTTSNLTESNKGYDVAPKFSPDGKTLQWMSMERDGYEADKNDIKLMDWKSRKVSNLTKEWDESVVGDVFWTQDSKTIYFTTAFRGTKQLFSLNPKNAKIQQVTKGDFDVNEIYAQNKNQLLVSRNDINHNPDLFSVDLKSGTMTQVTEVNKANYAKLTPGKSELKMVKTTDGKEMGVWIHYPPNFDPNKKYPTLLYCQGGPQSALTQYFSTRWNFALMAANGYIVVAPNRRGMPGWGTQWNEQISKDWGGQVMDDYLSATDYAKTLPYVDADRMGAVGASYGGYSVFMLAGIHENRFKTFIAHDGLFDMKSWYGTTEELFFANWDLGKPTDQPLPKAYNEFNPSNFVDKWNKPIMIIQGGIDFRVGYEQGQQAFQAAKLHGLKSKFLYFPNENHWVLKPQNGLVWQREFFEWLRETL